The segment TTTGGGATTTATTTCAGAAAATGAACTATTAATTCGAAACCTTATTCTGGATTTCGTTTAAAATAAAAACATAATCTTCCTGATTATTCTGAAAATCTCTATTGGTCACATCGATAATCAAAACATTCAAATCGGTTTGCGATTTGATGTAATCTAAATAACCATTGTTGATTTTTTCAAGATATTCAGCCGGAATTTCCTGCTCATAACTTCTTCCTCTTTCTCTGATATTTTCCAAAAGACGTTCAGTGCTCTGATACAAATAAATATACAAATCTGGCTTTGGCATTTCTTTGTATATGATGTCAAACATCGTCTTATACAAACGAAATTCATCTTCGGCAAGCGTAACTTTGGCAAAAATCAACGATTTGAAAATATGATAATCGGCAACGATAAAATCTTTAAACAAATCAAACTGCGCCAAATCATCCGAAATTTGCTGGTATCTATCGGCCAGAAAAGACATTTCCAACGGAAAAGCATAACGGTTTTGGTCTTCATAGAATTTTGGTAAAAACGGATTATCCGCAAAACGTTCCAAAACTGATTTGGCATTAAAATCTTCCGCTAATTTGTTAGTCAACGTCGTTTTTCCGGCACCAATATTTCCTTCA is part of the Flavobacterium sangjuense genome and harbors:
- the folK gene encoding 2-amino-4-hydroxy-6-hydroxymethyldihydropteridine diphosphokinase encodes the protein MEKQHQVILSLGSNQGNRLENIVRCIDNLHNEIGTIIRVSKLYETPAWGFESEKFYNCAVIMNTYKSAHQILEECLLLEEVLGRVREDVDGYQARIIDIDVITFDEEIIASEKLQVPHPEMQNRLFVLLPMQDLHLDWRHPILQKYLHELLVLSEDKSNCKVIQNLEIPISKLKLDHFNYIAIEGNIGAGKTTLTNKLAEDFNAKSVLERFADNPFLPKFYEDQNRYAFPLEMSFLADRYQQISDDLAQFDLFKDFIVADYHIFKSLIFAKVTLAEDEFRLYKTMFDIIYKEMPKPDLYIYLYQSTERLLENIRERGRSYEQEIPAEYLEKINNGYLDYIKSQTDLNVLIIDVTNRDFQNNQEDYVFILNEIQNKVSN